A stretch of the Aegilops tauschii subsp. strangulata cultivar AL8/78 chromosome 4, Aet v6.0, whole genome shotgun sequence genome encodes the following:
- the LOC109751482 gene encoding histone-lysine N-methyltransferase, H3 lysine-9 specific SUVH3 isoform X1, with product MAGNQHPASVVLDYAAVLDAKPLRTLTPMFPAPLGMHTFTPKSSSSVVCVTPFGPYAGGTELGMAGGVPPMLTSLSAPADPNQVQPYTAHMNGPSNANGTTNNTMVTPVLQTPPAVTTQESGKKKRGRPRRVQDTTTVPSVPPVQPVPTVPTVHLVPSAPPEVNNIVLQTPPSAVTQESGKRKRGRPKRVPDVSVLPTPVPVADGTPILQTPPASSVHESVTKKRGRRPKLVQDSSDTSTPPVHSKESSVTPSAVTLLEGGKRKRGRPKRVPDSSVTPSSHSGLSVDVDSGDTSKRGRPKKIDTSLLHLPSLFSDDPRESADNVLMMFDALRRRLVQLDEVKQVAKQQQNLKAGSIMMNAELRLNKNKRIGEVPGVEVGDMFYFRIEMCLVGLNSQSMAGIDYMSAKFGNEEDPVAISIVSAGVYEDAEDDDPDVLVYSGHGMSGKDDQKLERGNLALERSLHRGNPIRVVRTVKDLTCSTGKIYIYDGLYQIREAWVEKGKSGFNMFKHKLLREPGQPDGIAVWKKTEKWRENPSSRDRVILHDISYGVESKPICLVNEVDDEKGPSHFTYTTKLNYMNSPSSMRKMQGCKCTSVCLPGDNNCSCTHRNAGDLPYSASGILVSRMPMLYECNDSCTCLHNCRNRVVQKGIQIHFEVFKTGDRGWGLRSWDPIRAGTFICEYAGVIVDKNALDAEDDYIFETPPSEQNLRWNYAPELLGEPSLSDLNESSKQLPIIISAKHTGNIARFMNHSCSPNVFWQPVLYDHGDEGYPHIAFFAIKHIPPMTELTYDYGQSQGNSGCRRTKSCLCWSRKCRGSFG from the coding sequence ATGGCTGGAAATCAGCACCCGGCTTCAGTTGTATTGGATTATGCAGCAGTCCTCGACGCCAAACCCTTGCGCACACTGACCCCCATGTTCCCTGCACCGCTTGGGATGCACACTTTCACCCCTAAAAGCTCATCTTCAGTTGTCTGTGTCACCCCATTTGGACCATATGCTGGAGGTACCGAACTGGGAATGGCTGGTGGTGTTCCGCCAATGTTAACATCACTGTCCGCTCCTGCAGATCCCAACCAGGTGCAGCCATATACGGCTCATATGAATGGACCTTCTAATGCTAATGGTACTACAAACAACACAATGGTTACCCCTGTGTTGCAAACTCCTCCAGCAGTCACTACACAGGAATCTGGTaagaagaagagggggaggcCCAGGCGTGTGCAAGATACCACTACTGTTCCTTCGGTTCCTCCAGTTCAACCGGTTCCTACGGTTCCTACAGTTCATTTGGTTCCTTCAGCTCCTCCAGAAGTTAATAATATTGTTCTCCAGACACCTCCTTCAGCCGTCACACAGGAATCTGGCAAGAGGAAGAGGGGACGACCCAAGCGTGTGCCAGATGTTTCTGTCTTACCAACTCCAGTGCCTGTAGCAGATGGTACACCTATTTTACAGACACCTCCCGCATCTAGTGTACATGAATCTGTTACAAAGAAAAGGGGGCGGCGTCCCAAGCTTGTGCAGGATAGTTCAGATACTTCAACTCCTCCAGTTCATTCAAAAGAGAGTTCAGTGACTCCTTCTGCAGTCACCTTATTGGAGGGTGGTAAGAGGAAGAGAGGGCGGCCGAAGCGTGTGCCTGATAGTTCAGTGACTCCTTCAAGTCATTCTGGCCTTTCAGTAGATGTTGACAGTGGTGACACATCAAAACGTGGCCGGCCTAAAAAAATTGACACAAGCCTGTTGCACCTGCCATCTTTGTTTTCAGACGATCCCAGGGAGTCCGCAGATAATGTGCTTATGATGTTTGATGCACTGCGACGACGGCTCGTGCAGTTGGATGAGGTGAAGCAAGTAGCAAAGCAGCAGCAAAACTTGAAGGCTGGGAGTATCATGATGAACGCTGAACTTCGCCTCAATAAGAACAAGAGGATTGGAGAGGTTCCAGGTGTCGAGGTTGGTGACATGTTCTACTTCAGAATCGAGATGTGCCTGGTAGGGTTAAATAGTCAGAGCATGGCAGGGATAGATTATATGTCTGCTAAGTTTGGTAACGAGGAGGACCCCGTGGCCATTAGTATTGTGTCAGCTGGTGTGTATGAGGATGCCGAAGATGATGATCCAGATGTTCTGGTTTACAGTGGACATGGCATGTCTGGTAAGGATGACCAAAAGCTTGAGAGAGGTAATCTTGCACTGGAGAGGAGTTTGCATAGGGGTAATCCCATTAGAGTCGTTCGCACTGTGAAAGACTTGACTTGTTCAACTGGTAAGATATACATATATGATGGCCTTTACCAGATCAGAGAAGCCTGGGTGGAGAAAGGGAAATCTGGTTTCAATATGTTTAAACACAAGTTGCTCAGAGAACCTGGACAACCTGATGGCATTGCAGTGTGGAAGAAGACTGAAAAATGGAGGGAAAATCCATCCTCTAGAGATCGTGTTATATTGCACGACATATCATACGGTGTGGAAAGTAAGCCTATCTGCCTTGTAAATGAGGTTGACGATGAGAAAGGTCCTAGCCACTTCACCTATACAACTAAACTTAACTACATGAATTCCCCAAGCTCAATGAGAAAGATGCAAGGCTGCAAATGCACAAGCGTATGCCTACCCGGTGATAACAACTGTTCTTGTACGCATCGAAATGCTGGTGACCTTCCTTACAGTGCTTCAGGCATACTTGTTAGTCGGATGCCTATGTTATACGAGTGCAATGATTCATGCACTTGTTTACATAATTGCCGGAACCGGGTTGTACAAAAAGGTATCCAGATCCACTTTGAAGTGTTTAAGACGGGAGATCGAGGTTGGGGCCTGCGTAGTTGGGATCCAATCCGAGCAGGCACATTTATCTGTGAATATGCAGGTGTAATTGTTGACAAGAATGCTCTTGATGCAGAAGATGATTATATCTTTGAGACCCCTCCTTCGGAGCAGAACTTAAGATGGAACTATGCACCAGAATTACTGGGTGAACCCAGTCTTTCTGACTTAAACGAATCATCTAAGCAGTTGCCAATAATTATTAGTGCAAAACATACTGGTAACATAGCTCGCTTCATGAACCACAGCTGCTCACCTAATGTTTTTTGGCAACCAGTTCTATATGACCATGGTGATGAGGGATATCCACACATCGCCTTCTTTGCAATTAAGCATATTCCTCCAATGACAGAGCTTACATATGATTATGGTCAGAGCCAAGGTAATTCTGGGTGTCGGAGGACTAAAAGTTGCTTATGTTGGTCTCGCAAGTGCAGGGGTTCCTTTGGCTAA
- the LOC109751482 gene encoding histone-lysine N-methyltransferase, H3 lysine-9 specific SUVH3 isoform X2: MAGNQHPASVVLDYAAVLDAKPLRTLTPMFPAPLGMHTFTPKSSSSVVCVTPFGPYAGGTELGMAGGVPPMLTSLSAPADPNQVQPYTAHMNGPSNANGTTNNTMVTPVLQTPPAVTTQESGKKKRGRPRRVQDTTTVPSVPPVQPVPTVPTVHLVPSAPPEVNNIVLQTPPSAVTQESGKRKRGRPKRVPDVSVLPTPVPVADGTPILQTPPASSVHESVTKKRGRRPKLVQDSSDTSTPPVHSKESSVTPSAVTLLEGGKRKRGRPKRVPDSSVTPSSHSGLSVDVDSGDTSKRGRPKKIDTSLLHLPSLFSDDPRESADNVLMMFDALRRRLVQLDEVKQVAKQQQNLKAGSIMMNAELRLNKNKRIGEVPGVEVGDMFYFRIEMCLVGLNSQSMAGIDYMSAKFGNEEDPVAISIVSAGVYEDAEDDDPDVLVYSGHGMSGKDDQKLERGNLALERSLHRGNPIRVVRTVKDLTCSTGKIYIYDGLYQIREAWVEKGKSGFNMFKHKLLREPGQPDGIAVWKKTEKWRENPSSRDRVILHDISYGVESKPICLVNEVDDEKGPSHFTYTTKLNYMNSPSSMRKMQGCKCTSVCLPGDNNCSCTHRNAGDLPYSASGILVSRMPMLYECNDSCTCLHNCRNRVVQKGIQIHFEVFKTGDRGWGLRSWDPIRAGTFICEYAGVIVDKNALDAEDDYIFETPPSEQNLRWNYAPELLGEPSLSDLNESSKQLPIIISAKHTGNIARFMNHSCSPNVFWQPVLYDHGDEGYPHIAFFAIKHIPPMTELTYDYGQSQEQMKAKLIMIQLGLPMLVREVKMGADGSESTGMLCAS, encoded by the exons ATGGCTGGAAATCAGCACCCGGCTTCAGTTGTATTGGATTATGCAGCAGTCCTCGACGCCAAACCCTTGCGCACACTGACCCCCATGTTCCCTGCACCGCTTGGGATGCACACTTTCACCCCTAAAAGCTCATCTTCAGTTGTCTGTGTCACCCCATTTGGACCATATGCTGGAGGTACCGAACTGGGAATGGCTGGTGGTGTTCCGCCAATGTTAACATCACTGTCCGCTCCTGCAGATCCCAACCAGGTGCAGCCATATACGGCTCATATGAATGGACCTTCTAATGCTAATGGTACTACAAACAACACAATGGTTACCCCTGTGTTGCAAACTCCTCCAGCAGTCACTACACAGGAATCTGGTaagaagaagagggggaggcCCAGGCGTGTGCAAGATACCACTACTGTTCCTTCGGTTCCTCCAGTTCAACCGGTTCCTACGGTTCCTACAGTTCATTTGGTTCCTTCAGCTCCTCCAGAAGTTAATAATATTGTTCTCCAGACACCTCCTTCAGCCGTCACACAGGAATCTGGCAAGAGGAAGAGGGGACGACCCAAGCGTGTGCCAGATGTTTCTGTCTTACCAACTCCAGTGCCTGTAGCAGATGGTACACCTATTTTACAGACACCTCCCGCATCTAGTGTACATGAATCTGTTACAAAGAAAAGGGGGCGGCGTCCCAAGCTTGTGCAGGATAGTTCAGATACTTCAACTCCTCCAGTTCATTCAAAAGAGAGTTCAGTGACTCCTTCTGCAGTCACCTTATTGGAGGGTGGTAAGAGGAAGAGAGGGCGGCCGAAGCGTGTGCCTGATAGTTCAGTGACTCCTTCAAGTCATTCTGGCCTTTCAGTAGATGTTGACAGTGGTGACACATCAAAACGTGGCCGGCCTAAAAAAATTGACACAAGCCTGTTGCACCTGCCATCTTTGTTTTCAGACGATCCCAGGGAGTCCGCAGATAATGTGCTTATGATGTTTGATGCACTGCGACGACGGCTCGTGCAGTTGGATGAGGTGAAGCAAGTAGCAAAGCAGCAGCAAAACTTGAAGGCTGGGAGTATCATGATGAACGCTGAACTTCGCCTCAATAAGAACAAGAGGATTGGAGAGGTTCCAGGTGTCGAGGTTGGTGACATGTTCTACTTCAGAATCGAGATGTGCCTGGTAGGGTTAAATAGTCAGAGCATGGCAGGGATAGATTATATGTCTGCTAAGTTTGGTAACGAGGAGGACCCCGTGGCCATTAGTATTGTGTCAGCTGGTGTGTATGAGGATGCCGAAGATGATGATCCAGATGTTCTGGTTTACAGTGGACATGGCATGTCTGGTAAGGATGACCAAAAGCTTGAGAGAGGTAATCTTGCACTGGAGAGGAGTTTGCATAGGGGTAATCCCATTAGAGTCGTTCGCACTGTGAAAGACTTGACTTGTTCAACTGGTAAGATATACATATATGATGGCCTTTACCAGATCAGAGAAGCCTGGGTGGAGAAAGGGAAATCTGGTTTCAATATGTTTAAACACAAGTTGCTCAGAGAACCTGGACAACCTGATGGCATTGCAGTGTGGAAGAAGACTGAAAAATGGAGGGAAAATCCATCCTCTAGAGATCGTGTTATATTGCACGACATATCATACGGTGTGGAAAGTAAGCCTATCTGCCTTGTAAATGAGGTTGACGATGAGAAAGGTCCTAGCCACTTCACCTATACAACTAAACTTAACTACATGAATTCCCCAAGCTCAATGAGAAAGATGCAAGGCTGCAAATGCACAAGCGTATGCCTACCCGGTGATAACAACTGTTCTTGTACGCATCGAAATGCTGGTGACCTTCCTTACAGTGCTTCAGGCATACTTGTTAGTCGGATGCCTATGTTATACGAGTGCAATGATTCATGCACTTGTTTACATAATTGCCGGAACCGGGTTGTACAAAAAGGTATCCAGATCCACTTTGAAGTGTTTAAGACGGGAGATCGAGGTTGGGGCCTGCGTAGTTGGGATCCAATCCGAGCAGGCACATTTATCTGTGAATATGCAGGTGTAATTGTTGACAAGAATGCTCTTGATGCAGAAGATGATTATATCTTTGAGACCCCTCCTTCGGAGCAGAACTTAAGATGGAACTATGCACCAGAATTACTGGGTGAACCCAGTCTTTCTGACTTAAACGAATCATCTAAGCAGTTGCCAATAATTATTAGTGCAAAACATACTGGTAACATAGCTCGCTTCATGAACCACAGCTGCTCACCTAATGTTTTTTGGCAACCAGTTCTATATGACCATGGTGATGAGGGATATCCACACATCGCCTTCTTTGCAATTAAGCATATTCCTCCAATGACAGAGCTTACATATGATTATGGTCAGAGCCAAG AGCAAATGAAGGCAAAATTAATAATGATCCAGCTGGGATTGCCCATGCTCGTGCGTGAGGTAAAGATGGGGGCAGACGGCAGTGAGAGCACCGGCATGCTGTGCGCTTCCTAG